From the genome of Varibaculum prostatecancerukia, one region includes:
- the dacB gene encoding D-alanyl-D-alanine carboxypeptidase/D-alanyl-D-alanine endopeptidase, giving the protein MRKSVLLPLILLLALLLGGVGYGVLDAYNLVPGVLTLENRSVNVPETVQLEVTETTVTAPAGINTSAKEVTPTQVQTLLAELEKQAGGGVSSASTNGQSADPAPASTGARVGAVVIDTASGKTIAQVNGDQLMTPASSSKVVAAATALHTLGPQYRFTTSANLAGKKLYLRGNGDQLLAAGAGDPAAITGHAGLGDLAAETAKKLKAKKLTSVQLFLDETIFGEQAMLPNWVAQSNTQYETKPVPLAIRNGLSSPELTYGYVDDPALAAAQEFAARLKEQGIEVGEVERATTPKSAVKVAQVKSANLHEVTHDTLKESNNMLAEVLCRASAVKAGTGANFPGEIKVARKVLGDLKLEETGFENQDCSGLSTENKIKPELLASIIQGAVHGKDRHLRPLISSLPVGALDGTLHDRYLEKTAAGSVRAKTGSLQAARSLTGLVTTKSGRTLSFCVIVDSFREGSGNVALGAIDNFVDGLASL; this is encoded by the coding sequence ATGCGAAAATCTGTACTTTTACCGCTGATTCTTTTGCTCGCCTTGCTGTTGGGTGGGGTGGGGTACGGCGTTCTGGACGCCTATAATCTGGTTCCTGGAGTGCTTACTTTAGAAAACCGCTCCGTGAATGTTCCGGAAACTGTGCAACTCGAGGTAACTGAAACCACAGTTACAGCCCCGGCTGGGATTAACACCAGCGCGAAGGAAGTGACCCCAACTCAGGTTCAGACTCTGCTCGCAGAATTAGAAAAACAAGCTGGAGGCGGGGTTTCTTCGGCTTCCACGAATGGGCAGAGCGCAGATCCAGCCCCAGCGAGTACCGGTGCCAGAGTGGGCGCAGTGGTAATCGACACTGCCAGCGGGAAGACGATTGCCCAGGTAAACGGAGACCAGTTAATGACCCCCGCTTCCTCCAGTAAAGTGGTGGCTGCCGCTACGGCGCTACACACCCTGGGACCGCAGTACCGTTTCACTACCTCTGCGAACCTGGCAGGTAAAAAACTTTATTTAAGAGGCAACGGGGATCAGCTGCTAGCTGCGGGTGCCGGCGATCCTGCTGCCATTACCGGTCATGCGGGTCTGGGGGATTTAGCTGCCGAAACCGCGAAGAAACTAAAGGCTAAGAAACTGACTTCGGTGCAGCTCTTTTTGGATGAAACTATTTTTGGTGAGCAAGCGATGCTTCCAAACTGGGTTGCACAATCAAACACTCAATACGAAACAAAACCGGTTCCGCTGGCGATTCGCAATGGACTATCCAGCCCCGAGCTTACTTACGGGTATGTTGATGATCCTGCGCTGGCAGCCGCCCAAGAGTTTGCTGCACGACTAAAAGAACAGGGTATCGAGGTTGGTGAGGTAGAGCGGGCAACAACCCCCAAAAGCGCCGTTAAAGTTGCCCAGGTAAAAAGCGCTAACCTCCATGAAGTTACGCATGACACCCTGAAAGAATCAAACAATATGCTGGCAGAAGTGCTTTGCCGGGCATCGGCAGTGAAGGCCGGAACAGGAGCGAACTTCCCTGGGGAAATAAAAGTAGCGCGAAAAGTTTTAGGAGATTTAAAGCTAGAAGAAACCGGTTTTGAAAACCAAGACTGTTCGGGGCTATCAACCGAGAACAAAATTAAACCGGAACTGCTGGCTTCGATAATTCAAGGAGCCGTCCATGGCAAGGATCGGCATTTACGTCCGCTGATTTCCTCACTGCCAGTAGGGGCTTTAGACGGAACTTTACATGATCGCTACCTGGAAAAAACAGCAGCCGGAAGTGTACGCGCCAAAACTGGATCTTTGCAGGCAGCCCGGTCTTTGACTGGTCTGGTGACCACCAAATCTGGTAGAACCCTCAGCTTTTGCGTGATTGTCGATTCCTTTAGAGAAGGATCAGGGAATGTTGCCCTGGGTGCCATCGATAATTTTGTAGATGGACTGGCGAGTCTGTGA
- the tilS gene encoding tRNA lysidine(34) synthetase TilS, with product MTEKVVGAGGRIERAVLAQLKQLEKLHPGATLLVACSGGADSLALAAALARLAPTRTFQLVAATVDHGWRPESAAQARRVQKTLTELGYRQVALLELSRQESGGGKEGAARKGRYRALAAEASRYGKLGSEVFIVLGHTRDDQAETVLLGLTRGSGTRAIAGMRSWGGDEKSSEPGMYGTKSGKQAGYLRPLLELPRQDTVAACQEWALPYIDDPSNYPDGPVKAADGSPLRRAALRHQGLPALEKALGMDPRPALARTAALLQADLDALDTLAGSWFEQARREDPAGVTLETSQLLSQPAAIRKRVWRLAALTAGARASDLRKVQLDAIDFLATARRGTGPIQLPGKVSCTRVAGSYELHFRMPPTG from the coding sequence GTGACCGAAAAAGTGGTCGGCGCAGGAGGGCGAATAGAAAGAGCTGTTCTGGCGCAGCTAAAACAACTAGAAAAACTTCATCCCGGAGCCACTTTACTGGTGGCCTGTTCGGGTGGGGCAGATTCCCTAGCCCTTGCCGCCGCACTGGCCCGCCTGGCGCCTACGCGTACTTTTCAGCTGGTGGCCGCGACTGTGGATCATGGGTGGCGCCCCGAATCCGCTGCTCAGGCTAGGCGGGTGCAAAAAACACTCACCGAGTTAGGCTACCGGCAGGTAGCGCTACTGGAGCTTTCCCGGCAGGAAAGTGGCGGAGGTAAAGAAGGTGCCGCTCGCAAAGGACGCTACCGGGCGCTAGCAGCAGAAGCTAGCCGCTACGGGAAGCTGGGCTCCGAAGTGTTTATCGTGCTGGGGCATACCCGCGATGACCAGGCAGAAACCGTGCTGCTGGGACTGACTCGCGGTAGCGGCACCCGCGCGATTGCAGGGATGCGCAGCTGGGGAGGGGACGAAAAAAGTAGCGAACCGGGTATGTACGGTACTAAAAGCGGCAAGCAGGCGGGATATTTACGGCCGCTTCTGGAACTGCCCCGCCAAGATACGGTAGCGGCCTGCCAGGAATGGGCTCTGCCCTATATTGATGACCCTTCGAACTATCCCGATGGCCCGGTTAAGGCAGCGGACGGATCTCCGCTGCGCCGCGCTGCCTTGCGCCACCAGGGACTACCCGCCCTCGAAAAAGCCCTAGGGATGGATCCGCGACCTGCCTTGGCGCGTACTGCCGCCCTATTACAAGCAGATTTAGATGCCCTCGACACCTTAGCTGGCTCCTGGTTTGAACAGGCTAGACGGGAAGATCCTGCAGGCGTGACTCTGGAAACCAGCCAGCTGCTTTCGCAGCCAGCTGCCATTCGCAAACGGGTATGGCGCCTGGCAGCGCTGACCGCAGGTGCCCGGGCGTCAGACCTGCGCAAAGTGCAACTAGATGCCATAGATTTCTTAGCGACCGCCCGCAGAGGCACCGGCCCTATCCAGCTGCCCGGAAAAGTAAGTTGCACCCGAGTGGCAGGAAGCTACGAACTTCACTTTCGAATGCCACCTACAGGATAG
- the hpt gene encoding hypoxanthine phosphoribosyltransferase → MDANDMGDALQRVLISEQQIADKLGEMANQIDHDYRGREILLVGVLKGATMVMADLSRLIHTPLEIDWMAVSSYGASTKSSGVVRILKDLDTDLGGRDVLIVEDVIDSGLTLDWLTRNLSSRGAASVEIAALLRKPEAAKVAVDVKYVGFDIPNDFVVGYGLDYAEKYRNLPFVGTLAPHVYQ, encoded by the coding sequence ATGGATGCAAATGATATGGGCGATGCGCTCCAGCGGGTACTAATCAGCGAGCAGCAAATCGCGGACAAGCTTGGGGAAATGGCTAATCAAATCGACCACGACTATCGTGGGCGAGAAATATTGCTGGTAGGGGTGCTAAAAGGTGCCACTATGGTGATGGCGGATCTATCGCGCCTCATCCACACTCCCTTAGAAATCGATTGGATGGCGGTGTCCTCCTATGGGGCTTCCACCAAATCCTCCGGGGTAGTGCGGATCCTGAAAGATCTGGACACTGACCTAGGTGGACGGGATGTGCTGATTGTAGAGGACGTGATTGATTCCGGCCTTACTTTGGATTGGCTCACCCGCAACCTGAGTTCCCGGGGTGCGGCCTCGGTAGAAATTGCGGCGCTGCTGCGTAAACCGGAGGCAGCGAAAGTTGCAGTGGACGTGAAATATGTGGGATTCGATATTCCCAATGATTTCGTGGTGGGATACGGCCTGGATTATGCGGAAAAGTACCGGAATCTGCCGTTCGTAGGCACGCTCGCTCCGCACGTTTACCAATAG
- the ftsH gene encoding ATP-dependent zinc metalloprotease FtsH produces the protein MANKKKDSQKLWLKWGIPAILVIAVFWATSLIMAPTIVDTSEGIALLKGKTVERAIVNDGTQQVKLELTKKYTPKNLGKDAQVIPPSGAKEVTFTFVQSQAEQINDLIQDGDLKKGYNSIFPTGSWWSALLQMMIPLLLFFGLIWWAMSRMQGGGMLGFGKSKFKKFDASAPKITFANVAGADEAVEELREIQEFLGNPSKFHNLGARIPKGVLLCGPPGTGKTLLAKAVAGEAKVPFFSLSGSEFVEMFVGVGASRVRDLFAQAKESAPAIVFVDEIDAVGRHRGTGMGGGNDEREQTLNQLLVEMDGFDENTNVILIAATNRPDVLDPALLRPGRFDRQINVDAPDIKGRKAILQVHAKGKPMTTDVDLEQIAKRTPGFTGADLENVLNEAALLTARSNADLIDMRAVDEAIDRVIAGPQKRTRVMNDHDKLVTAYHEGGHALCAAALHYTDPVTKVTILPRGRALGYTMVMPTEDRYSRTRNQLLDELVYSMGGRVAEELVFLDPSTGASNDIEKATANARRLVTDFGMSDKVGPVKLGKEDSEPFLGRDGLSSRNYSEAVAGTIDEEVRNFMDNANREAWEILTRNRGILDDLACRLIEKETLLEDELKEIFEPVQKQPEREVWSYGKEGAVPGAVIGHPVKQTQAPATAPIPEHLEVEGK, from the coding sequence ATGGCGAATAAGAAAAAAGATAGTCAAAAATTGTGGCTCAAATGGGGAATCCCGGCGATTCTAGTAATCGCCGTCTTTTGGGCAACTTCCCTGATAATGGCACCCACCATAGTTGATACCTCCGAGGGGATCGCGCTGCTCAAAGGGAAAACCGTCGAGCGAGCGATAGTCAATGACGGTACCCAGCAGGTAAAGCTAGAGCTAACGAAAAAGTACACCCCCAAAAACTTGGGGAAAGACGCCCAGGTGATTCCGCCGAGTGGCGCTAAGGAAGTCACTTTTACTTTCGTGCAGTCTCAGGCAGAGCAGATAAACGACCTTATCCAGGATGGGGATCTTAAGAAGGGCTATAACTCGATTTTCCCCACCGGTTCTTGGTGGTCAGCGCTTTTGCAGATGATGATTCCGCTGCTGCTGTTCTTTGGTCTTATCTGGTGGGCAATGTCCCGGATGCAGGGCGGCGGAATGCTGGGATTTGGTAAATCCAAATTCAAAAAGTTTGACGCCAGTGCCCCCAAGATCACTTTCGCCAATGTTGCTGGAGCTGACGAGGCAGTAGAAGAACTACGAGAGATCCAAGAGTTCCTAGGCAACCCCTCGAAGTTCCATAACTTGGGAGCTCGGATCCCCAAGGGCGTGCTGCTATGCGGTCCCCCCGGAACCGGTAAAACGCTGCTGGCTAAAGCGGTAGCCGGGGAAGCTAAAGTTCCCTTCTTCAGCCTTTCCGGTTCGGAGTTCGTAGAAATGTTCGTGGGCGTGGGCGCCTCGCGCGTGCGCGACCTATTTGCTCAAGCAAAAGAATCTGCTCCCGCCATTGTGTTCGTTGACGAGATTGATGCGGTGGGACGTCACCGCGGCACTGGCATGGGCGGCGGCAATGATGAACGCGAACAGACCCTGAACCAGTTGCTGGTGGAAATGGATGGCTTTGACGAAAACACCAACGTGATTTTGATTGCCGCCACCAACCGTCCCGATGTACTCGATCCCGCACTGCTGCGCCCAGGACGATTTGACCGGCAAATAAACGTGGATGCGCCCGATATTAAGGGACGTAAAGCGATTTTGCAGGTGCATGCCAAAGGCAAGCCGATGACCACCGATGTGGATCTAGAACAGATCGCTAAACGCACGCCCGGATTTACCGGTGCCGACCTAGAAAATGTGCTTAACGAGGCGGCGCTGCTAACTGCCCGCTCTAATGCAGATCTGATCGATATGCGAGCAGTTGATGAAGCCATCGACCGGGTGATTGCGGGTCCCCAAAAACGTACCCGGGTGATGAATGACCATGACAAACTGGTCACTGCCTATCACGAGGGTGGACACGCGCTATGTGCCGCTGCCTTGCACTATACCGATCCGGTCACCAAAGTTACGATTTTGCCGCGCGGGCGCGCCCTGGGATACACCATGGTGATGCCGACTGAGGATCGCTACTCCCGCACCCGCAACCAGCTACTAGATGAACTGGTCTATTCCATGGGAGGACGGGTAGCTGAAGAGCTAGTTTTCCTGGATCCTTCCACCGGTGCCTCCAACGATATTGAAAAGGCCACCGCTAATGCGCGCCGCCTAGTAACCGATTTCGGAATGTCGGATAAGGTAGGGCCGGTAAAACTGGGCAAGGAAGATAGCGAACCCTTCCTAGGACGTGATGGCTTGTCCAGCAGAAACTATTCCGAGGCAGTGGCCGGCACCATCGATGAAGAAGTCCGTAACTTCATGGATAACGCCAACCGCGAGGCTTGGGAAATCCTCACCCGTAACCGAGGAATTCTTGACGATCTAGCCTGCCGGTTGATTGAAAAAGAAACCTTGCTAGAGGACGAGCTCAAGGAAATATTCGAGCCGGTGCAAAAACAGCCTGAACGGGAAGTTTGGTCCTATGGCAAAGAGGGCGCAGTTCCGGGAGCTGTAATCGGGCATCCGGTTAAGCAAACTCAAGCACCGGCCACTGCTCCGATTCCCGAACATTTGGAAGTAGAAGGTAAATAG
- the folE gene encoding GTP cyclohydrolase I FolE yields the protein MSYNQQGVERAIRDLLVAIGEDPEREGLQETPARMGRAWKEVMSGMHSDPAAPLEKQFKVDDDEMVMVRGIPFYSLCEHHLLPFFGVAHVAYIPRDGRITGLSKLARVVEGFSHRLQVQERLTAQVADALMEKLDPQGAAVVIEGEHLCMSMRGIKKPGARTTTSALRGSMRSDPRSRAEVLSLIRGN from the coding sequence GTGAGTTATAACCAACAAGGGGTTGAGCGGGCTATTCGTGACCTGCTGGTCGCTATTGGCGAAGATCCCGAGCGGGAAGGGCTGCAGGAAACCCCGGCACGCATGGGCAGGGCCTGGAAAGAAGTAATGTCGGGGATGCACTCCGATCCGGCGGCGCCTTTGGAAAAACAGTTCAAAGTGGACGATGACGAGATGGTGATGGTGCGGGGGATTCCCTTCTATTCCCTGTGTGAGCACCACTTATTGCCGTTTTTCGGAGTGGCGCACGTAGCCTATATTCCTCGTGATGGTCGGATTACCGGACTGTCGAAACTGGCGCGAGTAGTAGAGGGATTCTCCCACCGCCTGCAGGTGCAAGAAAGACTAACTGCGCAGGTAGCGGATGCGTTAATGGAAAAACTTGATCCCCAGGGGGCGGCAGTAGTTATCGAGGGCGAGCATCTTTGTATGTCCATGCGGGGCATTAAGAAACCGGGGGCACGTACCACTACCTCGGCGCTGCGCGGTTCTATGCGTTCAGACCCGCGTTCTCGCGCGGAAGTGCTTTCTTTAATCCGCGGAAACTAG
- the folP gene encoding dihydropteroate synthase, protein MKILEIPDLLTPGRTKVMGIINVTPDSFSDGGAWFSPEKAISHALELEAEGADLLDIGGESTRPGAQSLSPQEEQDRVLPVIRGYLDKSSNPLPISLDTVNAETAQAGIAAGVQIINDISGGTLDPQMLPVVAENNAYYICQHMRGNPKTMDSLCDYGGDVIGGVCAGLKQRVQACEKAGIDLRRLILDPGLGFAKSAQQSWELLGNLDKLAQLGYPLLIGASRKRFLEMAVPAAWDRHLPAGVEAGAARREAATTAVSALCGQAGVWAVRVHKVAASLSAVAAGQLWREAACR, encoded by the coding sequence ATGAAGATTCTGGAGATTCCTGACCTCTTGACGCCGGGACGCACCAAAGTTATGGGGATCATTAACGTCACTCCAGATTCTTTTTCCGATGGCGGAGCGTGGTTTAGCCCCGAAAAAGCGATTTCGCACGCCCTCGAATTAGAAGCGGAGGGCGCCGATCTTCTCGATATCGGGGGCGAGTCCACTAGACCGGGAGCCCAATCCCTAAGCCCGCAGGAAGAACAAGACCGAGTGTTGCCGGTGATTCGCGGCTACCTGGATAAATCTTCCAATCCGCTCCCTATTTCTTTAGATACCGTAAACGCAGAAACCGCCCAGGCGGGGATAGCGGCCGGGGTGCAAATCATTAACGACATTTCCGGGGGAACTCTGGATCCGCAGATGCTCCCGGTGGTGGCGGAAAATAATGCCTACTATATTTGCCAACATATGCGGGGCAACCCCAAAACCATGGATAGCCTGTGTGATTACGGTGGGGACGTAATCGGCGGGGTTTGTGCGGGTCTAAAGCAGCGCGTTCAGGCCTGTGAAAAGGCCGGGATTGATCTGCGGCGACTGATTTTAGACCCCGGTTTAGGGTTTGCTAAAAGCGCGCAGCAGTCCTGGGAGCTACTGGGGAATCTCGATAAGCTGGCGCAACTGGGGTATCCGTTGTTGATTGGGGCTTCCCGCAAACGCTTCTTAGAGATGGCAGTACCTGCCGCCTGGGATAGGCATCTGCCTGCAGGGGTTGAAGCGGGAGCCGCGCGGCGCGAAGCAGCCACCACGGCGGTGAGTGCGCTGTGTGGTCAGGCAGGAGTTTGGGCAGTTCGAGTACATAAGGTTGCGGCCTCGCTTAGTGCGGTCGCAGCGGGGCAACTGTGGAGGGAGGCAGCATGTCGCTAA
- the folK gene encoding 2-amino-4-hydroxy-6-hydroxymethyldihydropteridine diphosphokinase, giving the protein MSLSQEEISQRLEYLDHISLVGIQERGLHGVLDHERQDGQLFLVDADIYLDLRDAGASDQIADTVDYSRISGLISRIITGPPCDLLEKVATQIAEETLQLPKVQAVRICLHKPQAPLGIEKEDVSVTIWRGLENLPPEPEVSQIETAALDLNEIHAQGPLDSSDSPQEESENPLEQAPDSPRQVVIAMGGNLGEVSETFRKVLTELSQVNGVGVVEVSPLVRTAAVLGEGQEEQPDYLNAVVIVSTVLSPLDLLRLLQEIEDEHGRERNEHWGARTLDLDIIDYQGVTSEDERLTLPHPQASQRAFVLLPWSLVAPAAELAGAGEVVVLADYAPDRDGVKEIYPDWVGSSHSHAEIGKGSIPLPRWSAVSRPPAVPRVLDDARELHPSGQIPQVEENTAETTGQQEDVEAEIPPLPVPPAYAPTAVSPPPASSQPLPSMGKESPQEAVVLDEGLPAEVNEEVLEEPPAEVAPANTSLWQRIKAFFTGKKTDRETPMETLLPAAAAEDEVSLPSPEWQSVPAKENEAPETASEPEETVTEAPEEIVTAESEAVVTAEQEVETIEYGSGRHAGRLVTGPIPALEESPLPQSLEITAQHLEVAADSSSSDSEAEPMVERRSILRPTTTGAVPVVKKAPDTTDQPTAAFDPLQDSE; this is encoded by the coding sequence ATGTCGCTAAGCCAAGAGGAAATCAGTCAGCGACTGGAATATCTTGACCATATTAGCTTGGTGGGGATTCAGGAACGCGGACTGCATGGGGTGCTCGATCATGAACGCCAAGACGGACAGCTTTTCCTGGTAGACGCGGATATTTACCTGGATCTGCGGGATGCCGGAGCCAGTGACCAGATTGCAGATACGGTGGATTACTCGCGGATATCCGGACTGATTAGCCGGATTATTACCGGCCCGCCCTGCGACCTGCTAGAAAAAGTGGCCACCCAGATCGCCGAAGAAACTTTGCAGCTCCCGAAAGTGCAGGCCGTGCGGATTTGCCTACACAAACCGCAGGCGCCCCTGGGAATAGAGAAAGAGGACGTTTCGGTAACTATTTGGCGTGGCCTAGAGAATCTGCCACCCGAGCCAGAAGTTTCCCAGATAGAAACTGCTGCTCTGGATTTAAACGAGATTCATGCGCAGGGTCCCTTAGACAGTAGTGATAGTCCGCAAGAAGAATCTGAAAATCCCCTGGAGCAGGCCCCGGATTCGCCGCGGCAAGTGGTGATTGCCATGGGTGGAAACCTTGGAGAGGTCAGCGAAACTTTCCGGAAAGTACTCACCGAGCTTTCACAGGTCAACGGAGTAGGGGTTGTGGAAGTATCTCCACTGGTGCGCACGGCAGCGGTGCTGGGAGAAGGACAGGAAGAACAACCCGATTACCTGAATGCGGTAGTAATCGTTTCGACGGTGCTTTCCCCGCTTGATTTGCTGCGTCTGCTGCAAGAGATTGAGGACGAGCATGGGCGGGAGAGAAACGAGCATTGGGGCGCGCGCACCCTCGACCTCGACATTATCGATTATCAAGGAGTTACCAGCGAGGATGAACGTCTAACTCTGCCGCACCCCCAGGCTAGTCAGCGTGCCTTTGTGCTTTTGCCTTGGTCGCTGGTGGCGCCTGCAGCCGAACTTGCGGGCGCCGGGGAAGTGGTGGTTTTAGCCGACTATGCCCCGGATCGCGATGGCGTAAAAGAGATATATCCCGATTGGGTGGGCAGCAGCCATTCACACGCCGAGATCGGCAAGGGATCGATACCTTTGCCTCGTTGGTCAGCAGTTTCGCGTCCACCAGCAGTTCCGCGAGTTTTAGACGATGCCCGCGAGTTGCATCCCAGCGGACAAATTCCGCAAGTTGAGGAAAATACTGCGGAGACCACTGGCCAGCAGGAGGACGTGGAGGCGGAAATTCCGCCACTTCCGGTTCCGCCTGCCTATGCGCCAACTGCGGTGTCACCTCCGCCTGCCAGTTCCCAGCCGCTACCCAGCATGGGCAAGGAGAGCCCCCAAGAGGCAGTGGTTTTGGATGAGGGATTACCGGCAGAGGTTAACGAAGAGGTTCTAGAGGAACCGCCTGCAGAAGTGGCACCCGCTAATACCAGCCTCTGGCAGCGGATTAAAGCATTTTTCACCGGTAAAAAAACTGACCGGGAAACCCCGATGGAAACTTTGTTACCCGCAGCTGCGGCAGAAGATGAGGTATCTTTGCCGAGCCCGGAATGGCAATCTGTTCCAGCCAAAGAAAACGAAGCCCCCGAAACTGCGTCTGAGCCAGAAGAAACAGTTACTGAGGCTCCAGAAGAAATAGTCACCGCGGAGTCAGAAGCAGTAGTTACCGCGGAGCAAGAGGTCGAGACTATCGAATATGGCAGTGGACGTCACGCTGGACGCCTAGTCACCGGACCGATTCCGGCCCTGGAAGAATCTCCGTTGCCACAGTCTTTAGAGATTACCGCGCAGCACCTAGAGGTGGCCGCTGATTCCTCTAGTAGCGACAGTGAAGCAGAGCCTATGGTGGAGCGGCGTTCCATTCTGCGTCCTACCACTACGGGAGCAGTCCCTGTGGTAAAGAAGGCACCTGACACTACCGATCAGCCCACCGCGGCCTTCGATCCGTTGCAGGACTCCGAGTAA
- a CDS encoding DUF3180 family protein, which yields MRPLRKFTLLVLALVALVGGYFLSDLAVKMGGSPLQFSPILTLLVFCGAIVLGIFGQAVKRLRDGKPSWIQLAKAPMVALVAQAAAVWSSLFIGYLLSQLILVYQLRHTEMAGSFAASTIALALANLLLLVIALLVESWCIIDDGEDGPAGGKTAPGGANPASA from the coding sequence ATGCGACCGCTACGAAAATTTACTTTGCTAGTGCTGGCGCTAGTTGCGCTGGTTGGCGGCTATTTTCTCAGCGACTTGGCGGTGAAAATGGGGGGCAGTCCCCTCCAATTCAGTCCCATACTGACTTTGCTGGTGTTTTGCGGAGCCATTGTTTTGGGGATTTTCGGGCAGGCAGTTAAACGCCTGCGGGATGGAAAACCCTCCTGGATACAGCTAGCTAAAGCCCCAATGGTGGCGCTGGTTGCCCAAGCCGCAGCCGTGTGGTCATCGCTGTTTATTGGATATTTACTTTCCCAGTTAATCCTGGTTTACCAGCTACGTCATACCGAAATGGCCGGTTCCTTTGCCGCTAGTACTATTGCTTTAGCCCTAGCTAACCTGCTGCTATTGGTGATTGCTTTGCTGGTGGAATCTTGGTGCATCATTGACGATGGCGAGGACGGTCCTGCAGGAGGAAAAACAGCTCCCGGGGGTGCCAATCCGGCTTCTGCCTAA
- the radA gene encoding DNA repair protein RadA produces MAKVKTSYQCSECGWQSSKWLGQCRNCKAWGTLEETVPADEPPTSRNKIAGKTPSHKALPISEVDIADARFIPTGIGELDRVLGGGLVAGSVVLLAGEPGVGKSTLLLDVAGKVASKWKNKSVLYVTGEESAAQVRLRAERIGALADNLLLAAETELENVLGHIDQCSPSLVIADSVQTIASAQVSGQAGNVTQVRAVCSALIEVAKSRGIPVLLVGHVTKSGGIAGPRVLEHLVDVVTQFEGDRHTRLRLLRAIKNRYGATDEVGCFELVERGIIGLADPSGLFLSQTSSRVPGTCVTVTLEGRRPMPTEIQALVSPLVSGGSARRTTSGLDYSRVAMTLAVLQARLRLALSQCDVYVSTVGGAKTSEPAVDLAVALAIASAAQSRPPLEKMVAIGEVSLTGEIRATVGCGRRLSEAARLGFRHALIPRLGADEVTAPKGMTLHPVTNLAEAVMIALPEGEAT; encoded by the coding sequence ATGGCCAAGGTAAAGACAAGCTATCAATGTTCCGAGTGCGGGTGGCAATCCAGCAAGTGGCTGGGGCAATGCCGCAACTGCAAAGCTTGGGGAACTTTAGAGGAAACCGTCCCTGCAGACGAGCCCCCGACCTCCCGCAACAAGATCGCGGGCAAAACTCCCAGCCATAAAGCCCTACCCATCAGTGAAGTTGATATTGCTGACGCCAGATTTATCCCTACCGGGATTGGGGAACTTGACCGGGTACTCGGCGGTGGCTTGGTGGCCGGATCAGTGGTTTTACTGGCGGGCGAACCGGGGGTGGGAAAATCCACCCTGCTATTAGACGTTGCCGGAAAAGTTGCTTCTAAATGGAAAAACAAGTCGGTACTGTATGTGACCGGTGAGGAATCAGCCGCCCAAGTGCGCCTGCGGGCAGAGCGGATTGGCGCCCTGGCAGATAATTTGTTGCTGGCTGCAGAAACCGAATTGGAAAACGTCCTAGGCCATATTGACCAATGCTCCCCCTCGCTAGTGATTGCGGATTCGGTACAAACTATTGCTTCCGCGCAGGTCAGTGGGCAAGCCGGAAATGTCACCCAGGTACGCGCAGTCTGCTCGGCTTTAATCGAGGTCGCCAAAAGCCGCGGAATCCCGGTTCTGCTGGTAGGACACGTCACTAAATCCGGCGGGATTGCCGGCCCGCGCGTCCTAGAACACCTAGTAGACGTGGTCACCCAATTCGAAGGGGATCGTCACACCCGCCTGCGGCTGCTGCGGGCAATCAAGAACCGCTACGGAGCTACCGATGAAGTTGGCTGCTTTGAACTGGTAGAGCGAGGAATTATCGGGTTAGCGGATCCATCGGGGCTATTCCTTTCGCAAACTTCCTCCCGGGTGCCCGGTACTTGCGTAACCGTGACCCTAGAGGGACGGCGCCCGATGCCTACCGAGATACAAGCCTTAGTGTCTCCGCTGGTATCGGGAGGATCAGCCAGGCGCACCACCTCGGGACTGGATTATTCACGGGTGGCGATGACCCTAGCGGTGCTGCAAGCCCGTTTGCGCCTCGCCCTTTCCCAGTGTGACGTTTATGTGTCCACTGTGGGGGGAGCCAAAACCAGCGAACCGGCAGTTGACCTGGCGGTGGCGTTAGCGATCGCCAGTGCCGCCCAGTCGCGTCCTCCCCTAGAAAAAATGGTGGCTATTGGGGAAGTGTCCCTGACCGGAGAGATCCGCGCCACCGTGGGTTGCGGGCGACGCTTATCTGAGGCCGCGCGGCTAGGTTTTCGTCACGCCCTGATTCCTCGCCTGGGAGCCGACGAAGTTACTGCCCCTAAAGGGATGACTCTACATCCGGTAACTAACCTGGCTGAAGCAGTTATGATCGCACTGCCCGAAGGGGAGGCTACTTAA